The Patescibacteria group bacterium genome window below encodes:
- a CDS encoding FtsQ-type POTRA domain-containing protein, with the protein MVLVLWFVFIKSSFFTVKNISVKPKDLTLISTEDVKIILENKFLGKSIFLSKKELENMVYANFPSLKNVTSTILFPNALVIKLQERTPSAFIKTDFQESFFVVDSEGFVLGVSDTFDKDLPLINYKENMIFSGSTLTNDKILSAVRFLSELKKVKLAIVNCVINENIVITTKSPTIEVLIPIFSEKQENEKAILLQKIIQKYSIEGKNVKRIDLRFSNPIIDF; encoded by the coding sequence ATGGTCCTTGTTTTATGGTTTGTTTTTATTAAGTCCTCTTTTTTTACCGTTAAAAATATTTCTGTAAAACCTAAAGACTTGACGCTGATTTCAACGGAGGATGTTAAGATAATTCTTGAAAACAAATTTTTGGGCAAGTCCATTTTTTTATCCAAGAAAGAGCTTGAAAATATGGTGTATGCAAATTTCCCGAGTTTAAAAAATGTAACTTCCACAATTTTGTTTCCTAACGCGCTTGTTATTAAATTACAAGAGAGAACTCCGTCTGCCTTTATAAAAACAGATTTTCAGGAGAGCTTTTTTGTTGTGGATTCAGAAGGTTTTGTTCTTGGCGTATCCGATACTTTTGATAAAGACCTTCCTTTAATAAATTACAAAGAAAATATGATATTCTCCGGAAGTACTCTAACCAACGATAAAATTTTGTCGGCGGTGCGGTTTTTGAGTGAACTTAAAAAAGTTAAATTGGCTATTGTAAATTGTGTTATTAACGAGAACATTGTTATAACAACTAAAAGCCCTACTATTGAGGTTTTAATCCCAATATTTTCAGAAAAGCAAGAGAACGAAAAAGCAATTTTATTGCAAAAAATAATTCAAAAGTATAGCATAGAAGGTAAGAATGTTAAGAGAATAGATTTAAGATTCTCAAACCCGATTATTGATTTTTGA
- a CDS encoding glycosyltransferase gives MKNDSKRLVFIGGHHTSAVAVIDALLNERKDVEIHFVGHKFSAYKDKNSSAEYREITQKNIPFYNLYAGKIYRTFNPIRLIRLPFGFFQALFFLLKIKPSLVVSFGGYLAVPITIWAYIMRIPIITHEQTLQGGWANIFVSKLANRILLTWESSLAFFPKEKSRVIGLPLIINFKEADITKGVFKENLPLVFVTGGKQGAHIINETVSAILKNLTDFCNIIIQCGDNSYFRDFDRLNEQISFFPAKNKGRVLVKKFLSREEQLTAIQKANLLVGRSGAHFVYELCFYSKPAFLIPLPNTSHNEQYNNAQFVKEAGLARVLNQDVLTGKTLLEEIKLLLEDSKKYFLKKEISLPKDASQKFVEEINKII, from the coding sequence ATGAAAAACGATTCTAAAAGATTGGTATTTATAGGTGGCCATCATACCTCTGCGGTGGCGGTGATAGACGCGCTTTTAAACGAAAGAAAAGATGTGGAGATACATTTTGTGGGGCATAAATTTTCCGCCTACAAAGACAAAAACTCTTCGGCGGAATATAGGGAAATTACCCAAAAAAATATCCCCTTTTATAATTTATACGCTGGAAAGATATACAGAACTTTTAATCCGATAAGACTTATTCGCCTGCCTTTTGGTTTTTTTCAAGCCTTGTTCTTTTTGCTTAAGATAAAACCCAGCCTGGTTGTTTCTTTTGGCGGGTATTTGGCTGTTCCGATAACAATTTGGGCATACATTATGAGAATTCCCATTATAACTCATGAACAAACTTTGCAAGGCGGATGGGCTAATATATTTGTTTCCAAACTTGCCAACAGAATTCTTTTAACATGGGAATCTTCGCTTGCGTTTTTCCCAAAAGAGAAATCTAGAGTAATAGGGTTACCACTTATAATAAATTTTAAAGAGGCGGATATAACCAAAGGGGTTTTTAAGGAAAACTTGCCTTTAGTATTCGTTACTGGGGGAAAGCAAGGGGCGCATATTATTAACGAAACTGTATCGGCTATTCTTAAAAATTTAACCGACTTTTGTAATATAATAATTCAATGCGGGGACAACTCGTATTTTAGAGATTTTGATAGATTAAATGAGCAAATATCTTTTTTCCCCGCCAAAAATAAGGGAAGAGTACTCGTAAAAAAATTCCTGTCGCGAGAAGAGCAGTTAACCGCAATCCAAAAAGCCAATTTGTTGGTGGGCAGGTCCGGCGCGCATTTTGTGTACGAGCTGTGCTTTTACAGCAAGCCCGCTTTTCTTATTCCTCTTCCCAATACTTCGCATAATGAACAATATAATAACGCGCAATTTGTTAAAGAGGCGGGGTTAGCCCGTGTTCTTAATCAAGATGTTTTAACAGGAAAAACGCTTTTGGAGGAGATAAAGCTTCTGCTAGAAGATTCCAAGAAATATTTTCTAAAAAAAGAAATTTCGCTTCCAAAAGATGCTTCGCAAAAATTTGTTGAGGAAATTAACAAAATCATATAA